In Candidatus Nanosynbacter lyticus, one genomic interval encodes:
- a CDS encoding EXLDI protein, translating into MDYKEIKLNVSNDKIKEYKQFEGLKIYSDIFKSEDEKVLINKRIYITKKQNYVYYERTDVNWNYWSNERNYNSTFNPENDSKHNIIFEVSSKLSDFIKYLGEEIIRKIELKQHNGEIVEILDI; encoded by the coding sequence ATGGATTATAAAGAAATAAAGCTTAATGTTTCAAATGATAAAATTAAAGAATATAAGCAATTTGAGGGCTTAAAAATATATTCTGATATTTTTAAATCTGAAGATGAAAAGGTATTGATCAACAAAAGAATATATATTACAAAAAAACAGAATTATGTTTATTACGAAAGAACAGATGTAAATTGGAATTATTGGTCAAACGAAAGAAATTATAATTCAACATTTAATCCAGAGAATGATAGTAAACACAACATTATATTTGAAGTTTCATCAAAATTAAGCGATTTTATTAAATATTTGGGAGAAGAAATAATTCGGAAGATTGAATTGAAACAGCACAATGGAGAAATTGTTGAGATATTAGATATTTGA
- the tig gene encoding trigger factor, with translation MKTTVKKLSDTKVQLTISLGTSELADAEQVSLTKLARDIKVPGFRKGKVPVSVAAKHVDPNALQEQVLENALSKAVAEAFLQEKFQALDRPSVEVKKFVPGAELEFTAEVEIIPPVKLGDYKKLKAKKEVAKVEDKEVDDVIERIRKNYSEKSEVKRAAKAGDEAVIDFTGKKDGVAFEGGSAKEYGLKLGDGQFIPGFEEGVIGHKAGEEFDLKLKFPEDYHADNLAGQDVVFTVKIHKVNELKLPELNDEFAAKCGPFTEMKEVKADIKRELTMQKDREADEKFKDALVSELAEKSKVSLPELLVEDQLRSIERDLTQNLMYSGLSLDSYLKTQGFKDKDEWTKKEARPAAEKRVKAGLVLAELSKELKIEASRDEIQKQIDFFKQQYGKDKKMLEQFDNPNVHRDIANRMITDKTVAKLMELNTAK, from the coding sequence ATGAAGACGACTGTAAAAAAATTATCAGATACTAAAGTTCAATTGACAATTTCTCTGGGTACGAGTGAATTAGCTGATGCCGAGCAAGTTTCTCTGACGAAGTTGGCCCGTGACATTAAGGTTCCAGGATTCCGTAAAGGCAAAGTTCCGGTAAGCGTGGCCGCTAAGCACGTAGACCCTAACGCGTTGCAGGAGCAAGTTTTAGAAAATGCTTTATCAAAAGCGGTGGCTGAAGCATTTTTACAGGAAAAATTTCAGGCCTTGGACCGCCCAAGTGTTGAGGTTAAGAAATTTGTGCCGGGTGCTGAATTAGAATTTACGGCTGAAGTTGAGATTATCCCGCCAGTGAAGCTGGGTGATTATAAAAAGCTAAAAGCTAAAAAAGAAGTAGCTAAGGTTGAAGATAAAGAAGTCGATGACGTCATTGAGCGAATTCGTAAAAATTATTCTGAAAAGTCAGAAGTAAAGCGTGCAGCTAAAGCTGGCGATGAAGCAGTGATTGACTTTACTGGTAAAAAAGACGGCGTGGCATTTGAGGGTGGCTCTGCGAAGGAATATGGCCTGAAGCTTGGTGATGGTCAATTTATTCCAGGTTTTGAAGAGGGTGTGATTGGTCACAAAGCCGGTGAGGAGTTTGACCTGAAATTGAAATTCCCAGAAGATTATCACGCTGATAATTTGGCCGGTCAAGACGTTGTCTTTACTGTAAAAATCCATAAAGTTAACGAGCTGAAATTGCCAGAGCTGAATGATGAATTTGCGGCAAAGTGTGGTCCTTTTACAGAGATGAAGGAAGTGAAAGCAGACATCAAGCGCGAGCTGACCATGCAAAAAGATCGTGAAGCTGACGAGAAGTTTAAGGACGCGCTAGTCAGTGAATTGGCGGAGAAGAGTAAGGTGTCGCTACCGGAGCTTTTGGTTGAAGATCAATTGCGGTCAATTGAGCGTGATTTGACGCAGAATTTGATGTACAGCGGACTGAGCCTGGATAGCTACTTGAAGACTCAGGGCTTTAAGGACAAAGACGAGTGGACAAAGAAAGAAGCTCGTCCAGCTGCGGAAAAGCGCGTTAAGGCTGGTCTGGTGTTGGCAGAATTGTCAAAAGAATTGAAGATTGAGGCTTCTCGCGATGAGATTCAGAAGCAGATTGACTTCTTTAAGCAGCAATACGGTAAAGATAAGAAAATGTTGGAGCAGTTTGATAATCCAAATGTTCACCGTGATATCGCCAATCGAATGATTACCGATAAAACTGTCGCTAAATTGATGGAATTAAACACGGCGAAATAG
- a CDS encoding FAD-binding oxidoreductase — protein sequence MNKVAKYLNEHLSGEVVSQDFALSQFEVDNGLLARRPEMVVQAANMNDIRKVMRFCSQLAEKGHVLPVFVRGYGTDETGAAANKGIAIDEKAYMNRVVGIDPRQQLIHAQAGISLSAINATLSTHKGLGLPRTSYIAEDGTIGGAISTAPAGMLSGSHGHFAGTVQQLEVVLSNGDVIQTGRISRRDLSKKKGLSTFEGEIYREIDNLISDNAELIAQMDPDLPDTVGYSGISRVKQKDGSFDLTPLFIGSQGSLGVICEVIMKAKFVHPEYSVVAASYKKLSDAQSAVELAIKNKASSVEIIDGRFFRQAASVGKVVEWAPKECFKGAVVLAIFDDFSDRARNKAAKKLTRKLESSEAVDIKTLHLEEQDLFSLHSVLALAENPSEPHMITPRAFSGILMAPEKMDSFIGDLKSLEAKYGVNLPVFIDFSSDYIALYPMFDSKKVSERQKILQLLTEIAQIVEKYGGSFAGFGGDGRLKANFIYKNLPDDEKQLYAKVKQIFDPAGIFNPGIKAEAQPKELASELNAWCKLRNQA from the coding sequence ATGAATAAAGTTGCGAAATATTTGAATGAACATCTGAGCGGCGAAGTTGTATCGCAGGATTTTGCGCTGAGCCAGTTTGAAGTTGACAACGGACTTTTGGCTCGTCGGCCGGAAATGGTTGTTCAGGCGGCTAATATGAACGACATTAGAAAAGTGATGCGGTTTTGCTCGCAATTAGCGGAAAAAGGTCATGTTTTGCCGGTATTTGTTCGTGGCTATGGTACAGATGAGACGGGTGCAGCAGCAAATAAAGGTATCGCAATTGATGAAAAAGCTTACATGAATCGTGTGGTTGGTATTGATCCTCGCCAGCAGTTGATTCATGCGCAAGCGGGGATCTCGCTTTCGGCAATTAACGCAACTTTGTCGACTCATAAAGGCTTAGGTTTGCCACGCACTTCATACATTGCAGAAGATGGCACGATTGGTGGCGCTATCAGTACTGCTCCTGCTGGCATGTTGTCTGGAAGTCACGGTCATTTTGCTGGTACTGTCCAGCAACTAGAAGTCGTTCTGAGTAATGGCGATGTCATCCAGACCGGTCGAATATCTCGACGTGATCTGAGCAAGAAAAAGGGATTGTCGACGTTTGAGGGTGAGATTTATCGTGAGATCGATAACTTAATTTCGGACAATGCTGAGTTGATCGCCCAGATGGACCCAGATTTACCGGATACTGTGGGCTATAGTGGAATTTCCCGGGTTAAGCAAAAGGATGGTTCGTTCGATTTAACACCGTTATTTATTGGTAGTCAGGGAAGCTTGGGTGTGATTTGTGAAGTCATTATGAAAGCTAAATTCGTCCACCCAGAATATTCGGTTGTTGCAGCTTCGTATAAGAAATTGTCAGACGCCCAGTCGGCCGTCGAGCTGGCAATAAAGAATAAAGCTTCCTCTGTGGAAATAATTGACGGGCGATTCTTCCGTCAGGCAGCCAGCGTGGGAAAGGTCGTTGAGTGGGCGCCAAAAGAATGCTTTAAGGGTGCTGTAGTCCTGGCTATTTTTGATGATTTTTCAGACCGAGCGCGTAATAAAGCTGCAAAGAAATTGACCCGAAAATTGGAATCATCAGAAGCGGTCGATATAAAAACATTACATTTAGAAGAGCAGGACCTATTCAGCTTGCATTCGGTTTTGGCGCTAGCGGAAAACCCAAGCGAACCACACATGATTACGCCACGTGCGTTTTCTGGTATTTTAATGGCGCCAGAGAAAATGGATAGTTTCATCGGCGATTTGAAATCTCTGGAGGCAAAGTACGGTGTGAATCTTCCGGTATTTATTGACTTTTCGAGTGATTACATCGCATTATATCCAATGTTTGATAGTAAAAAGGTGAGCGAGCGTCAGAAGATCTTACAATTACTGACTGAAATCGCGCAGATCGTTGAAAAATACGGCGGTTCATTTGCGGGCTTTGGTGGTGATGGTCGGCTAAAAGCCAACTTTATCTATAAAAATCTGCCAGATGATGAAAAACAATTATACGCGAAGGTGAAGCAAATCTTTGATCCAGCTGGAATTTTTAATCCAGGAATTAAAGCGGAGGCGCAACCAAAAGAGCTGGCCTCAGAACTAAACGCGTGGTGTAAGCTGCGTAATCAAGCTTGA
- the hisS gene encoding histidine--tRNA ligase, which yields MSSLSTQNYKGSRDYFPEEKRLQNYIFNVWHKTVESFGYEEYGAPLLEPLDIYLAKSGQELAGEQTYAFEDRGGRMVAIRPEMTPSISRMVAAKRQELAMPARLYSIANFMRYERPQRGREREFWQLNADLFGVDGAAADAEIIELSHASVMNFGAKQEMFTVRVNNRQLINRLMSQFLKLDIVGSTMMMKLLDRKNKIPAEEFKRQAIEIFGTQASEGLPKLAKMISMKSVDDLPSELANDDSVKQLREVMKLLCQKGIENAVFDVTLMRGLDYYTGMVFELFDNSPENNRALFGGGRYDGLVGLFGVEPISTVGVGMGATTMQQFLEVHDLLPKLKSKTDVYIIPVSKESLVGADDLARKLRNEGVRAELDITGRKIDKQIKAALKKQIPFAVFVGEEEIASGAYTVRNLVESDEQKVGAERIVTIVKDRRYDGDEDALFEL from the coding sequence ATGAGCAGTTTATCAACACAGAATTACAAAGGTTCACGGGACTATTTTCCAGAGGAAAAGCGTCTGCAGAATTACATTTTCAACGTTTGGCACAAGACGGTGGAGAGTTTTGGTTACGAAGAATACGGCGCGCCGCTATTGGAGCCGTTAGATATTTATCTTGCAAAGTCAGGCCAAGAGCTGGCGGGTGAGCAAACTTATGCCTTTGAGGATCGTGGCGGTCGAATGGTGGCGATTCGCCCAGAGATGACGCCGTCGATTTCTCGAATGGTGGCAGCTAAGCGTCAAGAACTAGCCATGCCAGCTAGGCTGTATTCTATTGCTAATTTTATGCGTTATGAGCGGCCGCAGCGGGGGCGTGAACGCGAGTTCTGGCAATTGAATGCGGATTTGTTTGGTGTGGATGGCGCGGCAGCGGATGCGGAGATTATTGAGCTAAGTCACGCTAGTGTGATGAACTTTGGCGCCAAGCAAGAAATGTTCACGGTCAGAGTAAATAATCGCCAATTGATAAATCGGTTGATGAGCCAATTCCTAAAACTAGATATTGTTGGATCGACAATGATGATGAAGCTGCTGGATAGGAAAAATAAGATTCCCGCTGAAGAATTTAAGCGTCAGGCAATTGAGATTTTTGGCACACAAGCATCAGAGGGGCTACCGAAGTTGGCGAAGATGATTAGTATGAAGTCGGTTGATGATTTGCCAAGCGAGCTAGCCAATGACGACAGCGTTAAGCAGCTACGTGAAGTAATGAAACTGCTTTGTCAAAAAGGTATTGAAAATGCGGTGTTTGACGTCACGCTGATGCGCGGTTTGGATTATTACACTGGTATGGTGTTTGAGTTGTTTGATAATTCGCCGGAGAATAATCGAGCGCTGTTTGGCGGTGGACGATACGATGGTTTGGTTGGTCTATTTGGTGTTGAGCCGATTTCAACGGTCGGGGTTGGAATGGGTGCCACGACTATGCAGCAGTTCTTAGAGGTTCACGATTTATTGCCTAAATTAAAATCTAAGACAGATGTCTATATAATTCCGGTATCTAAGGAGTCATTAGTGGGCGCGGATGATTTGGCGCGAAAATTACGCAACGAAGGCGTGCGAGCAGAACTGGACATTACCGGGCGAAAAATTGACAAGCAGATAAAAGCGGCGCTGAAAAAACAGATTCCTTTTGCCGTGTTTGTGGGTGAGGAAGAAATTGCTAGCGGCGCGTATACGGTTCGCAATTTGGTGGAGTCTGATGAGCAGAAAGTTGGCGCTGAGCGGATTGTGACAATTGTCAAAGACCGTCGATATGATGGCGACGAAGATGCGCTGTTTGAGCTCTAA
- a CDS encoding tyrosine-type recombinase/integrase, with translation MHIRQQVYLVGHEPKIGSLKTRTSARDLLLLPSIKQELQAEYERWLYPDGDELLYLTKKDNPIDGRSFIKTSKDAARKVELKEITLHEIRHSVATMLKEANVSAKDAQVILGHSSITTNLQIYTHSTETEKSNALLAVTDKIYNKHNDNDQAKTSL, from the coding sequence ATACATATCAGACAGCAAGTTTATCTCGTAGGACATGAGCCAAAAATCGGCTCACTCAAAACAAGGACAAGTGCTCGCGATCTGCTACTTCTGCCGAGTATAAAACAGGAGCTGCAAGCAGAATATGAACGATGGCTCTATCCAGATGGTGACGAACTTCTCTACCTTACCAAAAAAGACAACCCGATAGACGGTAGAAGCTTTATCAAAACATCTAAAGATGCTGCCCGAAAAGTGGAATTAAAAGAGATAACGCTTCATGAGATTCGCCATAGCGTTGCTACAATGCTCAAAGAAGCTAACGTCTCGGCAAAAGATGCACAAGTTATCCTTGGGCATTCTTCAATAACAACAAATTTGCAAATCTATACTCACTCAACCGAAACAGAAAAATCAAATGCACTTCTCGCTGTAACCGATAAAATTTACAATAAACATAACGACAACGACCAAGCAAAAACATCCTTATGA
- a CDS encoding LamG-like jellyroll fold domain-containing protein, which yields MKFSKTSIWVIAALSLLSLGSVLVLHLAGFRFFTIATPSMGETAPVGTLIVTQPQQSYNKDDIITFYRSGSVYTHRLTKINDDHSYTTKGDLNAVADSLSVANRDVIGKAVVIAPVWGWVWRAAPILLIGWIIVYLLSCIKRLRERWRWPVRIIGGTLVVILATLILNPWLRADMLSIATHQQNDVRLHIVNTGIFPIRDDDGNRVHTGQTAIVRATETDAQGHYIYVPRPSLGPTGVVFALLWCLLPLFIALLVKLPPPEEEITGLQLVHERNRNMMLLAIIILFEVVLLTVQLSSLAGFTATIQNSTNRVQARAYFKCSEATWIRSQIRPNPQPYFAWALNSDHAANPIVTDLSGNGNHGKPSPSDGSPSRASVSNTGCVRDDRRVSVFNGVNACLTHGTSAEQKVNPAPNTFSLEVWFSTNYRSNGRLMGFSSLYEGDYNGGGQSDRHIYIDKDGRVVFGVYNGGIKLVASKAGVDYADGRWHHVVATMSPSGATLYLDGNRVDTNTSMTAGENVPNGGYWKVGCGKLTYWKNADDSEYQGPKYFKGSMQYSSVYTTALTEQQARDHYLAGAL from the coding sequence ATGAAATTTAGTAAAACCAGCATTTGGGTAATAGCAGCACTGAGCCTACTAAGTCTAGGCTCAGTGCTCGTACTACACCTAGCTGGTTTTCGCTTTTTTACCATCGCCACACCAAGTATGGGCGAAACCGCTCCAGTCGGGACGCTAATCGTTACGCAGCCGCAACAATCCTATAACAAAGACGACATCATCACGTTTTATCGTAGCGGCAGTGTATACACTCACCGCCTAACTAAAATCAATGACGACCACAGCTACACCACCAAAGGTGACCTCAACGCCGTAGCAGATTCTTTGTCGGTGGCTAACCGAGACGTGATCGGCAAAGCGGTGGTAATTGCTCCTGTGTGGGGCTGGGTCTGGCGTGCTGCGCCGATATTACTGATCGGCTGGATCATCGTCTATTTGCTTTCGTGTATCAAGCGACTGCGTGAACGCTGGCGTTGGCCAGTTCGCATCATTGGCGGAACGCTGGTGGTTATCTTGGCCACATTGATCCTTAATCCGTGGCTTCGTGCTGACATGCTCAGTATCGCTACGCACCAGCAAAATGACGTGCGACTTCACATTGTCAATACGGGTATTTTCCCTATTCGTGATGATGACGGCAACCGTGTTCATACTGGTCAAACCGCCATCGTGCGGGCCACCGAAACCGACGCGCAGGGGCATTATATTTACGTGCCACGGCCGTCACTTGGGCCAACGGGCGTGGTGTTTGCGCTATTGTGGTGTCTGCTGCCGCTATTCATAGCGCTGTTAGTAAAATTGCCGCCACCAGAAGAAGAAATTACCGGACTGCAGCTTGTTCATGAGCGAAATCGCAACATGATGCTACTCGCTATCATCATCTTGTTTGAAGTAGTGCTTCTGACCGTACAATTGTCTTCTCTGGCAGGATTTACCGCGACCATACAAAATAGCACCAACCGTGTCCAAGCTCGCGCCTACTTCAAGTGCTCCGAAGCTACCTGGATTCGGTCACAAATTCGCCCCAATCCTCAGCCGTATTTTGCTTGGGCGCTCAACAGTGACCATGCCGCCAACCCTATCGTGACTGATCTCTCTGGCAATGGCAACCATGGCAAACCTTCGCCGAGCGATGGCTCACCCAGCCGCGCCAGCGTCTCAAACACCGGTTGTGTGCGCGACGATCGACGCGTTTCAGTATTTAACGGAGTAAACGCCTGTCTCACTCACGGAACGTCAGCAGAGCAGAAGGTCAATCCTGCGCCAAATACCTTTAGCCTGGAGGTGTGGTTTAGCACTAATTATCGAAGCAATGGTCGACTAATGGGCTTTAGCTCTTTATACGAAGGTGACTATAACGGCGGTGGACAAAGTGATCGTCATATATATATTGATAAAGACGGTCGAGTAGTATTTGGAGTTTACAACGGAGGCATCAAACTTGTTGCTTCAAAAGCTGGAGTAGATTATGCTGATGGCCGCTGGCATCACGTCGTTGCCACTATGTCGCCAAGCGGTGCGACACTCTACTTAGATGGAAACCGCGTCGACACCAATACATCAATGACTGCCGGAGAAAATGTACCTAACGGCGGATACTGGAAGGTTGGATGCGGCAAATTGACTTATTGGAAAAATGCTGACGACAGCGAATATCAAGGCCCTAAGTATTTTAAAGGCAGTATGCAATACAGCTCAGTCTATACGACTGCCCTCACCGAACAACAAGCTCGTGACCACTATTTGGCGGGCGCCCTATAG
- a CDS encoding TrmH family RNA methyltransferase, with translation MEDKRNVIDKFKGRSEAEIMKDLDAKDHGLVIALENTERDFNMGTIVRSANAFGVRQIYVIGRRQWNKRGAMMTDKYLHITYLATTEEFVEKMRNEGRKIIAIDNIEGSVNMSQMSLPKHAVLVFGQEGPGISAELANAADQIVAIEQFGSTRSINVGAAATVAMYCWLQQNVLAENN, from the coding sequence ATGGAAGATAAAAGAAATGTAATTGATAAGTTTAAGGGTCGAAGCGAGGCAGAGATTATGAAAGATCTGGACGCCAAGGATCACGGCTTGGTGATTGCTCTGGAGAACACCGAGCGGGACTTTAATATGGGGACAATTGTCAGGAGCGCTAATGCGTTTGGCGTGCGGCAGATTTATGTGATTGGGCGCAGGCAGTGGAATAAGCGTGGTGCCATGATGACGGATAAATATCTTCACATTACGTATCTGGCGACGACGGAAGAGTTTGTTGAAAAAATGCGTAATGAAGGCAGGAAAATTATCGCGATTGATAATATCGAGGGTAGTGTGAATATGTCGCAAATGTCGCTACCAAAGCACGCGGTTTTGGTATTTGGGCAAGAAGGGCCGGGGATTTCTGCGGAATTAGCGAACGCTGCGGATCAAATTGTGGCGATTGAGCAATTCGGCTCGACTCGCTCCATAAACGTTGGCGCGGCGGCTACTGTGGCTATGTATTGTTGGCTGCAGCAGAATGTGCTGGCGGAAAATAACTAG
- a CDS encoding ATP-dependent Clp protease proteolytic subunit has product MNSPKSYLIPTVIEKSADGERAFDIYSRLLNERIIFLGEEVNEHTANSVVAQLLHLAYVDPEADISLYINSPGGSVYDGMAIYDTMNFIKPDVATYGIGLQASMGAFLLSSGAKGKRFCLPHAKVMIHQPSSGTRGKVTDMEIDLKETLEVKEMLAKIMAKNTGQKLAKVKTDMERDYWMSPQEAVKYGLVDKVLSKLS; this is encoded by the coding sequence ATGAACTCGCCCAAATCTTATCTTATTCCTACAGTGATCGAGAAGTCGGCTGATGGTGAGCGGGCGTTTGATATTTATTCACGTTTGCTGAATGAGCGGATTATTTTCCTTGGCGAGGAGGTTAATGAACATACTGCCAACAGTGTGGTGGCGCAGTTACTGCATCTGGCGTACGTTGATCCGGAGGCGGACATCTCGCTCTATATCAATAGTCCGGGCGGCAGCGTCTATGATGGCATGGCGATTTATGACACTATGAATTTTATCAAGCCGGACGTAGCGACCTATGGTATCGGTCTGCAGGCTAGTATGGGTGCATTTTTGCTCAGTTCTGGCGCCAAAGGCAAGCGGTTTTGTTTGCCGCACGCCAAGGTGATGATTCATCAGCCTTCCTCTGGCACGCGCGGCAAGGTGACCGACATGGAAATTGACCTGAAAGAAACGCTGGAAGTGAAGGAGATGCTGGCGAAAATCATGGCCAAAAACACCGGCCAGAAACTCGCTAAAGTCAAAACCGACATGGAACGCGACTACTGGATGAGTCCTCAGGAAGCGGTAAAGTACGGGTTGGTTGATAAGGTTTTAAGTAAGCTATCATAG